One segment of Castanea sativa cultivar Marrone di Chiusa Pesio chromosome 3, ASM4071231v1 DNA contains the following:
- the LOC142627254 gene encoding DNA N(6)-methyladenine demethylase ALKBH1A, with translation MYGSEKVPDDSERTAFRKAEKKYKLYYDDTSKSSKKKKQPKPVDLSEVLDFKSILESYNQSGDLPPGILSLQCDFNFPVFSLENRPGFYFIPGALSIEEQCQWIRESLTTFPQPPNRTNHNAFYGPINDLFIAAKEKKVLVEEGNGPTSLDSKCNPSDSNGDVHGWEFYEGHTVSSRGNTCKSILASVLLRKLRWSTLGLQFDWSKRNYNISLPHNKIPDALCQLAKRMAAPAMPKGEQFQPEAAIVNYFGIGDTLGGHLDDMEADWSKPIVSMSLGCKAIFLLGGKSREDPPLAMFLRSGDIVLMAGDARECFHGVPRIFTDKEHAEITPIELQFSHGDDLCFLEYIRTSRININIRQVF, from the exons ATGTATGGATCGGAGAAAGTCCCCGACGACTCCGAGCGAACCGCTTTCAGAAAAGCCGAGAAGAAGTACAAGCTATACTACGATGACACTTCCAAATCCTCCAAAAA gaaaaaacaaccaaaaccaGTGGATTTATCTGAGGTCCTCGATTTCAAATCCATTCTAGAATCTTACAATCAGAGCGGTGACCTTCCGCCTGgaattctctctcttcaatgCGATTTCAATTTTCCAGTTTTCTCCTTGGAAAACCGCCCTG ggttttattttattcctGGAGCATTGAGCATAGAAGAACAATGCCAATGGATAAGGGAGAGCTTAACCACCTTCCCTCAACCTCCAAACAGAACGAATCACAATGCATTTTATGGTCCTATAAATGACTTATTCATTgctgcaaaagaaaagaaagtattgGTTGAAGAAGGGAATGGTCCCACTAGTTTGGACTCCAAATGTAATCCTTCTGACAGCAATGGAGATGTCCATGGATGGGAATTCTATGAAGGACATACAGTGTCTTCAAGAGGAAATACATGCAAATCAATTTTGGCCTCTGTTCTTTTGCGGAAGTTGCGTTGGAGCACCCTTGGCTTGCAATTTGACTGGTCGAAG AGGAACTATAATATATCTCTCCCACATAACAAGATTCCTGATGCTCTGTGTCAACTGGCTAAAAGAATGGCAGCACCAGCAATGCCTAAGGGGGAACAATTCCAGCCAGAAGCTGCAATAGTGAACTACTTTGGGATAG GTGATACACTTGGGGGCCACCTTGATGACATGGAAGCAGATTGGAGTAAACCTATAGTAAGCATGAG TTTGGGCTGCaaagctatttttcttttgggagGAAAGTCTAGAGAGGATCCTCCATTGGCAATGTTTCTTCGGAGTGGTGATATTGTTCTAATGGCTGGAGATGCAAGAGAATGCTTTCACG GTGTGCCCCGGATCTTCACAGATAAAGAACATGCTGAAATCACCCCCATAGAGTTGCAATTCTCACATGGAGATGATCTTTGTTTCTTAGAATATATCCGAACTTCAAGAATCAACATAAATATCAGACAAGTCTTTTGa